A single window of Gossypium hirsutum isolate 1008001.06 chromosome A10, Gossypium_hirsutum_v2.1, whole genome shotgun sequence DNA harbors:
- the LOC121207939 gene encoding uncharacterized protein: MDIENGYFLVNFQNKLDCERALSECPWTIFGQYLTIQPWTMAFDLFQAYPNVVMAWIRLIGLLGYLYKHKILTEIGGMVGKVVKLDMNTYSKVRGRFARMAVYINLERPLVSQILINGRSQRVEYESLPTICFHCGRYGHVKDNCPFRSTEIIMEKEIAPPKKPPEIHSMVEDGQEKGDKNYRS; this comes from the coding sequence ATGGATATAGAAAATGGGTATTTCCTTGTTAATTTCCAGAATAAGCTTGATTGTGAGAGGGCTCTCTCTGAATGTCCTTGGACCATATTTGGTCAGTACTTAACTATACAACCCTGGACGATGGCTTTTGACCTTTTCCAAGCTTATCCGAATGTGGTCATGGCGTGGATCAGACTTATTGGTCTACTTGGATATTTGTATAAGCATAAAATTTTGACTGAGATAGGAGGAATGGTTGGAAAGGTTGTCAAATTAGACATGAACACTTACAGCAAGGTGAGAGGCCGTTTTGCTCGAATGGCGGTCTATATCAATTTGGAGAGGCCTTTGGTATCTCAAATTTTAATCAATGGGCGTTCACAAAGGGTGGAGTATGAATCTCTTCCGACCATTTGCTTTCACTGTGGAAGATATGGTCATGTTAAAGACAATTGCCCTTTCAGGAGTACTGAAATCATCATGGAAAAGGAAATAGCTCCGCCGAAAAAGCCACCAGAAATTCACAGCATGGTCGAGGATGGTCAGGAGAAGGGAGACAAAAATTATAGGTCTTGA